The nucleotide window AATGAAGTGCCTGAAAAAGGATTATCTTGATAGGGTAAAACATGTAAGTAAAGCCTTACCTTCATTATTGCTCCTCCCTCCCCCCTTTTTTTTTATACCCAATGGAATCAACACCATTCCTCCAAAGATCAAAACTTTGTGTGCGCTTTACACCAGAGTATATCCTTATAATAGTTTATTCTTTTTAATATAAAAAGATAAGCTAAGCAAGCTCGTGGGCTCATACCCCATCTATGAGGGTCATACTCCCTCTCTTTTTAATTCCTCTTTCTTCCTCTCAGATTTTATTTTTTTCAACTCTTATATTAGGGACTCTTCTCTCCATTTCATCTTCTTCTTGGTTCGGTGCTTGAATGGGGCTAGAACTAAATCTTTTATCCTTTATTCCACTTATTTCTTCCAAAAACAACCAATACTCTTCAGAGGCTGCTTTAAAATATTTTTTAATTCAAGCTTTAGGTTCATCAATCATTATCATATCTGCCTCTTTTATAATGTCCTCAAGTGAGCTTGCCACTACTTTGTTTACTGTTGCTCTTCTACTTAAAGCTGGAGCCGCTCCTTTTCATTTCTGATTTCCTAGAGTGATAGAAGGACTTCAATGAAACCAAGTTATTATCCTTATAACAATTCAAAAAATTGCTCCCTTGTCATTACTGTCATACTTATTATACTCCAATACTTTATATATTGTTCCAGCAGCTATTATCACCTCAGCACTGGTAGGAGCAATCGGAGGGATTAATCAGACATTTCTTCGTAAAATCATAGCTTACTCGTCAATTAACCATATAGCCTGAATAATATCAGCGATCTTGATCAGTGAAACTAACTGACTCCTTTACTTTTCTTTTTACTGTCTCATTTCCAGTTCAGTAGCGATTTTATTTAATTATCAAGACGTCTTCCATATTTCTCATATTGGAAATCACACTCCACACTCATCCCATATAAAAATCCTAACATTCACTTCTCTTCTTTCTCTGGGGGGATTACCTCCTTTCACTGGGTTTATTCCTAAGTGAATTATCATTCAAGAAATGGTATCTTCTCATATATTTATTACTCTAGCTATTTTATTAGCTTCAGCTCTCTTAACTTTATTCTACTATCTACGAGTAGCCATAACAGCCCTCACTATTTCAAGACCAAAGACCAAGTGAAGTACAAAATCAACGATTTCATCTTACATAACTCCATCAATAATTTATATGAACATTTTCGGACTTCTAGCTCCTAGCTTATTTACGATCATTCTATAAAGCTTTAAGTTATCTAAACTAATAGCCTTCAAAGTTATCAAAAAGAGTAAAAATCTCTTAAGCTTTAAGCTCTGGCGCTTTGCGCATCTTCAGAATTGCAGTCTGACGTCTTATAATTTCCACTACAAAGCCATGATAAAAGGATTATAAATCCGTATATAGATTTACAGTCTATCGCCTACACCTCAGCCATTTTATCCAACGCAACGATGATTATTTTCTACAAACCACAAAGACATTGGAACATTATACTTTATCTTCGGGGCTTGAGCTGGAATAGTAGGTACCGCTCTTAGACTTATTATCCGAGCTGAATTAGGTCAACCTGGGAGCCTCATTGGGGATGATCAAATTTATAACGTAGTTGTCACAGCTCACGCTTTTGTAATAATTTTTTTTATAGTTATACCAATTATAATTGGAGGATTTGGTAATTGACTAGTACCTTTAATGTTAGGTGCCCCAGATATAGCCTTCCCTCGGATGAATAATATAAGCTTCTGGTTATTACCTCCTTCTCTC belongs to Penaeus vannamei mitochondrion, complete genome and includes:
- the ND2 gene encoding NADH dehydrogenase subunit 2 (TAA stop codon is completed by the addition of 3' A residues to the mRNA), with product MPLSSSQILFFSTLMLGTLLSISSSSWFGAWMGLELNLLSFIPLISSKNNQYSSEAALKYFLIQALGSSIIIMSASFMMSSSELATTLFTVALLLKAGAAPFHFWFPSVMEGLQWNQVIILMTIQKIAPLSLLSYLLYSNTLYIVPAAIITSALVGAIGGINQTFLRKIMAYSSINHMAWMMSAILISETNWLLYFSFYCLISSSVAILFNYQDVFHISHIGNHTPHSSHMKILTFTSLLSLGGLPPFTGFIPKWIIIQEMVSSHMFITLAILLASALLTLFYYLRVAMTALTISSPKTKWSTKSTISSYMTPSMIYMNIFGLLAPSLFTIIL